DNA sequence from the Rhizobium sp. ZPR4 genome:
TCACTTCTCGGTGGACATCGTGCACCCCCGCATCTGCGCCGATGCATATCGGCAACGGTTCAGGCGACTTTCGCGGCGAGCATTTCATTGATGCAGTCCTCGTTCCGCGCTTCCAGTTGCTGAATTGGAATTGCGTTGATGAACATGCGGATCGTCGCGTCGAGGTCGACGCCGGATTGGGACCAGCCGGGACCGCAATCGATCTGTTTGCCCGCGAGATCCTCGACCTGGAACAGGCCGCAGGTTTCGCCGGTCTCGTCGTCGACCGCAAGCTCGAGTGTACCGAAGTGCCGATGCTCATCATTCCAGTAAACGGCAACCTGAAGATAACGGATGTCAGGCCGATTGCCGATCTCCGTCAACAGCAAGCTATGGACCTCGTCGGTCGATAGCGACTTCGGCTCATCCCAGCAAAGTTCCTCATCCAAGGTCGGATAGTCCATCACGTTTTCCAGCAAGTCGCGCATGCTGTCGAGATAGCGAAGCATCTCGCGCGACTTGCCACGGAAGCCGGGCAGGTCATCCCTGAACCTGTCAAAGGCATCGCGGCCCAAATGGCCGACAAATTCATGAAGTGCCATCGCTTGATCCTGGGTAATGGTGAGGACACCCTCTCTGGGCCGCGGCTCTCTCGAATATTCAAACATTCCCGTCTCCTCCACTCTCGAAACTTGGGACCCAGCCGCGGGTAAAGCCGACGCTCATTCCAGCTTCACTAAGGGCCAACTGTCCCCGAACGAATTGCAGCTCGGCGAGCAGAGCGCCGATGGTCGCATGGGCGTCGCCCCCAAATAGGCTAAGCACGGATCTCACCTGATCAAGTTGCGGTTCGTCGGTCTGAGCGGCTAGGGCTGTCATGAGGCAATACGTCTTCCTACCCCCTTGGTGCCAGGGGAGTTTTAACTGCGGTTCATCGATATGGAATTGCGCGACCGGTTATCGCTCCGGCAATGTGTTCTTATTATGTTCTCATTTGTGATTGAGTCAAGAGTGCTTCGTGTTTGGTCGAAATCCGACTGCCTGGCGGCCCGAGGCCGAAAGTCTTGAATCGAAATATGACCGAAATTATTTTTATTCGCGTCCGAGATTGCCGATACGCGAAAGGAGGAAAACGACGATGACCGAGCGGTTTGTCAGCAGGCATGATGAGCCATTGACCTCGAATGATCTCGATATCTGCCAACGGGCCTTGGACGGAATTTTGGCGAGGCTAAGGGTCGGAAAGGATACAGAGGAAGCGCAACGTGCGGCAGCCATCATTATAGAGCTCTACCGACAAGGCGTGCATAACGATACGCAGTTGGCAGATGTTTTACTCGATACGGCATGTATTCTACCCGGTTTTCCCGCCAGGTAGGAATGCTTCAGACGTGATCTCTCGGCCTTCATCGCAAAGGTCCTGAATTTTGTCGCCGCTGCTATTGTCATGGCAACAATAGTTCACACATCGGCAATGCGCAGTGCCTGACCGAGGATGATGGATGCAGGATCAAAAGAAACGAAATATCTTCGGACTGCTTGACGCGGCCCTTGCTATCTTTTCCTTGCCCGGCTCGGCATCACCCCGATCGAACGCTAACAACACAGAGATGATCAGCGCGATCGCGAGGGAGATCGTCAATTGCGGAGAACTCAATTCTGTCGATTGGGGCGAGGTGTCGGCAATCTTCTCCTTCGATGACGACGGAGATGTGCGGGAGAGCTACGGTTACGCCTACGAGCGCAGCGGCAACGCTCATGCAGCCGCCTTTCTCTACGATTCCGTTGAGAAAGAGGTGAAACGGTGTCGCGCACGGCTGCGGCTGAAGAACGATAAGGGCATTATCAAGATGCTCATACAGTTCAATAAAGAGACGCGCAGTTTCAACGCGGATTTCGAATATGACGATCCGTCGCGCTGGCAGGTAACGCCCAACAATATAGGTTCAATTGCGGAGCAGCTAAGGCTGAAAGCCGACTTCTCCGATCCGTCGAACCGTTTTTAGCTGCGAGGCTTGTATGAACCGGAAGGCCGTTGTGACCCTAAATGAGCTCGATCTTCGTCGAGCGGGTCGCCTTCACGTTTGGAGCTCAATACGCGATCCGCGTATTGTGACCAGAATAGCGCTCCTCTGGGCCGGAGCTATGGTGGCGCTGGCAGCCTTCCTTGGTTTGGCGGGGATGCCATGGCTTGAATTGCGTGCGGCCCTGCCGGTCTTTGCCTTGGTCATAGCCGCTGCGACTTTTGGCTTCGCATTCGTGTTCCCGCTTCTGATTGGCCCGGTTGTGATCCACCGCCGCTTTCGCCAGGACAAACTACTTCGCCAGGCTGCCGAGATCAGCTGGAATGAAGAAGCCTATGAGGTCAATCAGCCCGGCACCCACAATCGATTTGCCTGGACCGACTATTCCAAATGGCGGGAAGGTCGCCATACCTTCCTGTTTTTCCGGTCCGATTATAGCTATCAGGTCCTGCCAAAGCGCGTGCTCACACAGGAACAGATAGACGACATCAGCAAGATTCTTTCACGCGGTTGAGCATCGTCACGCAGAAAAGACTCCGGACGAGCGGTTGCTGTCGCAAAAATGCTGAAACGGGCTACGTCCCATAGGCTAGTCGCAAGAGGAGTTGCAGGTAAATGCTGAAATATCCTGTCGTTTGGCATTTAATCGGGTTCTTCCTCAATTTCTGTGGTAACAGGGTGTTAGCGCCTCGACCGTTATCTGCGGGGATGCGAGCGCAATTAAAATGGTAACCCGGCCCAAGGGTCAAAATTCTGGGTACCACCCTTCAAAACCAAGAGAACTGGATTGTTTCCGCTGTTGCGAAGCCTGTCGGTATCTGCCCGGATTGTGGAAGGCGAAGTCGGCACCGGCACTGCTGGCACAACCGCCGCCTCCAGGACTTGCCTGTTCAAGGTCAAGCTGTGAAAATCAGACTCGCACTGAACCGCTGGCAGTGTAGGCACCGGAAATGCGAGCGATGAACCTTCACCGACAGACTGCCGGAGATTGCCGCACCCTATGTGTGTCGACTTCGAGCATGAGCGACGCGAGGAGGTAATCCAGTGGATCTACAAAACCTATGGTCATGACAAAGCAGCTCTTTGTGCGACCATCACGCGCTACCGCGCCAAGGGGGCGATCCGCGATGTCGGCAAGGCGCTCTGCCTGCCGGAGGACGTGATCAAATCCCTCTCGTCGGGCATGTAGTCGTGGTCGGAAGAGCTGGTGACCGATCGAGGCCTGCGCGAGTTGAACCTCAATCCCGACGATCGCAGGCTGGCTCTGACCCTAAAACTGGCGCAGCAGCTGATGGGCGCGCCGCCTCATCTCGGCCGGCATCCCGGCGGTTTCGTGCTGACCCATGATCGGCTCGACGATCTCGTGCCGATCGAGCCTGCGAGCATGGCCAATCGGCAAGTGATCGAATGGGATATGGAAATACGACGTTGCCGACGATGGAGCGGCAACCTATCGCGGCAAAGCGGATTGGGACTGGAAACCTGGCGAGAAACCAAAGCGGCTGACTTATCGCGATGATACAGGTAGAGCTAGACGCCCGGCCGTGAGCACGCCGCCCTCGACAGGACCTCCGGCTCGGAGCCAATAAGTTCCTGCTGCCCCGTTTTCGACAGGATTGAAGAATGACCGACGCTTCCGAAAAAAGAAAATTCCTGGCCAAGGAACTGCCGGATTGGCTCTCACGCAAGGAGCGTCTGTTTCGGCAGAAGCCCATGGAGTGGCTTGCAGATTTCGACCCCGCCGGCAAGACCGATGTGAACGTGAAGCTAGCGCCGGCGCGCTTCGAGCGACTGGCAACATGGTATCGCAGGGAATATGCCCTCTCGGGTATCGGAGCCGCGCCGGATATCGCTCTGTTGTCGGCCTCGACGCGCAACGACATCACGAGCTATCTGCTCGAAATCCCGATCTATGACTTCCACGCGGAGAATCTAGGCCGCTACAATTTCGACCGTTATGGAAAGCTGCTGGCGCAGGTTATTGCGACAGGTTGGAAAGACGAGGCCGAACTGGTTGCCCGCCTCGGCTTCAAAGAACTGAACCGCCTGATGGACCGGGGTATTTCCTATGGCCGCTTGCCTTGGTTCATGCTGGAACTGGCAAAGGATTGGCTGAAGGCGGATGTTGCCATCGACAGCGAGTTCCGCCAGCACGAGGTCGCAAATCTCGGTGTTTGGGACAAGCTGCTCGCCGGCTGGCGCGATCCCAATGAGCGGTCTTTTGATGCGTTGATGAGCGAAATGGCCGAATACCATCTGGCTCAGTCCGAAATCGTCGAGAATACCGAGAAGGACTGGTACGAGTTCGAAGAACTCTCCTATTGGCTGTTACCGGTTGAATTACTGGCCGTGCTGCGTCTTCGCGAATGGGGCGGAATTGCCAATCCGCCGCTGACTCATCCGATTTTCTGGGTCACCACGCTTGCCAACCTCTATCCGTCCCCGGCTTGGCCGAAAGATGAGACGGTCGATCGGGCGGAAGCGAAGTTCCGCGCCCTTTATCCAGACATCCCCTCCGTTGCGGACCTGCAGCGCCTGCGCAACGCACAATAGGCCGCAGGAGGGTGGCGAAGCGGCGTTTGCGAGACCTCGGCTTCGCAGACGCAGGCGGCCCAAGCAAAGAGGCTCAGTCGCTGATCATTTTCTCCATCTGCACTGCGTTCCTGGCAAGGCCGACTAGTTCCGATATATCCCAGTCGTGTTGAGACCATCCGGCTTTCAGATAAAAGCCGACAGCGTCTGGTGCGGCATTGACCCGCAATAGCCGGATGCCCCGGTTCTTCGCTTCTGCCTCAAGGAGGCCGTTTAGTCTCCGCCCGTGTCCAAGTCGTTGCTTGTCTTTCACGATCGCAACCAATCTAACGATGCCAACTTCGCCACGTTGATCGAGCCGCACCACCCCGATAGGCACTCTATCATCGAATAAAAGAAACGGTGTATTTCCTTCAAGACGGTCGTCTGCATGATTCTCGTCGTAAGAAGCGCTGTGCCGGTCGGGTTTGAATAGTACAGCTCGACGAATGTCATGCATTGCACGCCAGTCGTCTGCCGTAGTCACCGGCGCCAATATATATATGCCATTAGTCCTCTGCCGCTTCAAATTTCGAGGTTCGCGCCAAGCGTACAGCGGAAATCTTCTCGGTGGGAGTTCCTTTTCTGTCGCTAGCGCTGCTTTCAAACCGAAAGCAAGAGAAATCGCGTGGGCCATGTGCATCTGGAAAACCGTCAATCTTGCCATCGAAGCTGCCCCACATACGAAAAGGGGTCAAAAGGGGCTGATTTGGGAACCGTGTCGCTATACAGGGCAATTGTGCCATTCCTCATCCTCGATCATAATCCGTGGTTGTGGTTGAGCAGATGCTCGCGGAGGGTAACGAAGAGGCCTTATGACCAAGCTCGATATTAATGGTGGTCGCTTTGCAACGGTTGCCTGATAGCCTTGCGCCGCTCACCGTGCCGAAGATCGCGCCCGAGCCCGGCGCCTCCTTCACGACCGTTTCGACCAGCGCCGATAGGCCATCGATGCCACGCCGCATATCCGTCACTCCGCAGGCCAGGTAGACCCGCACATTCCCCGATGGCCCGATCATGCCGCCTCCACGCAAGCGACGAGCGGGCCAAGCAGCTTCAACTCAACGTCAACCGGAACCTTCAAGCTCCGACCGTTTCGAAGCAAGATCTCGACGATCGCCGGCCTCGTTGCTGCGGTAGACGGCTGGCTTACGCCAACCTCCTCGGTAATTTCCACCGGGAGGAATACCGTCGGCCGATCGGCATAGCTGAATGATTGCCGCCACAAGCGGATCTGGCCCGGATGAATGTCGTGCCGGCGCGCCACATCGCCAATGCGAGCACCGGGCTCATCAGCTTCCGCAAGTATCCTCAGCTTCGCCTCGTCCGACCAACGCCGTCTGCGCTCGGTACCGGACATGATCTCTATGCGAGCCATGAAACCTCTTTGTTCTGGCATTAATGTCAGCACTAATGCTGGTTCTAATGCCAGAACATCGCCTGATTTGCCCGATCAGCAAAAACAGCTCACCGGACGCTCACGCATAAGCAAAGCTGGTGATATAGCGAGATCGGACCGTCAGCGTGTGAGGAGATCAGCGAACGGTAAGGACAAAGGATTGGAAAGGGGGCTGGAAATGCAACCGGCTCAGTGAGCCTCGAGCTCGTGGAAGTGATTTGCGCCAGCCCCGCTTAGCTCCATACCGGCAGCAGTATTATCCAGACTGCATCAAAGGCCTGATACATGACCGCATCCAATCACACGTTCAAACCGCTCAAAGAAAAAAACTTGCATGAACGGGGGCATCCATACATGAGCCGGAAGACGCTAGGTTCCCGGCGGCCCAAGCTTCGGTGTCTAACCGGGTTTTTACCCGCCATGATCAAAGATTATTTTGCCTATGTAAGCAAATAAAAATGAACACGAGATGGGAAAGGCTATTGCGCGAACAAGACTAAATCTAGCTAGATCGTAGTAGGTTCTTACCCCCCAAACAGCAAAAAACACGAACAATTCCGAAATAATTGTCGCATGAACCGCACCTAGGGCACCAAAATGCGGGATAAGACTAAAGTTTAGGAGGACATTTAAAACGGCGGAACTGAGAGTGATCAGCATATGAGCTCTTTGGAAACCCCATGCGATCAATGGCTTAGCGTATCCTACATTTATATATATGAGCAACAAGTTCAGCGAAAGATACTGAAAATATACCCAACCATCGGAAAACTTTTCCCCGTAAACCGCGGCAAAAACTGTTTGGGCAAAGAATACGCCCAGTGCAGCCAGAGGGGCTCCGATAAAACTCAGAATGCGCAAGAACGCCCGAGATCGTTCTTTCATCATTGCATCGGAGCTACGTGCTACCTCCGAAAGTAAGCCAAAATGAACTTTGAGAATTGCAAAACACGGCGCGGTCAGCATCAACATCAACGCATATGCAGCCGTATATTTCCCGACTGTCGCCTCATCAAAATAGTAGTTAATAACAAATGCGTCTGAGTTGTAATATATCAGTATAGAAACGTATGATAGTGCATTTGGCGCGGCGGCCACGATCAACGCACCGCTTCCTCGCAATGAAAGTTTTCTAATTTGTATCCCAATGCCGCAAAGCACAGTGTAAATGATTAGAAAACATACTTTCAATACCTGAACCGACACATAAAGCAGAGCATACATATATATATCGCCGGGCGCCCGCACAAAAAAAGAGCAAGTAAAAACGAGAGCCACGTCCAAAAAAAGGGTAGACACGAATACGAACGTCGTATGTTTGACTGCCTGAAGGAACCAAGAAATATTTGCACAATTTGCAAACGCTAACCCGACAATTATATACCACAGTTTGTTGTCAATGTATCCTGTGACTGTATTAACTGTAATACTGAAAAAAACAAACAATACTGATAGGGGAAGTTGTATTGATATAACTAGCCATAAAAAGCGGTTTTTTAGCTGAGGATTGCGAGCAACCTCGCGCTGGGCTATCTCTGTGAGTCCCAAGCCAGCGGCTAACGTTAAATACGACACTATCTGAACAGCGAGATAGAATTCTCCAATCGCGGCAGGGCCTAATGCGCGAGCGGCGATCGCGCCAGAAAAATATGTAGCGACAGCTGAAAGCATCCCACATATTGCTGCATAAAACGTCCGCGAGCCGGCATAGCGATATTTCTCGACGACCCGTTGATATCCTAACTTGTTCAAGGCTGCTATATTGCGCATGGCTGGCCCTTTATACCTCGAATACGAGTTTTACGTTGCTTGTAAAGATTTACCTCACCTAAAGTTCTGCGGCACCGCACCGGACCCAGGCTCAACCGACCAGCTTTTTTCGCAATGTACTTATGAATACGTCACACGTTTCGCGGTATACTGTATATTATCTGTCAGCAGAAACATTAGTTTATTTCTAACTAGCCAGTTGTTGTTTGGCGAGAACCACATTTTCCGATCCGATCGTTGCCTGCCTATGCTTTGTTGGCGCGGCCGTGCTGCAGGGAATTCAGGCGTGACGCGCAAAGTTCTTTGTTTTCAAAAAGATCACAACTTCCGTGGATATTGCTGTTCTACCCGCGCGAGCGATGAGGTATAAATTCATAGTCTACAATGGGTATTGGATCCGGCTGATTTTCTTGGCAGACACGATGCGGTGGGTTCCGACAGTGTCTGCTGAATTACTTCCGCCGGACATTCGTCGACCATCAATCTTGCTCCATTGATCGCGACAAATTCAAGGCGCATAAAACAACCGCTTCGGTTGCAACATATGATCAGAAGTGTAACTATGCAAGAGAGAACATATTCCATATCGGAACTCTTGATTTAAAATATCGGTTCACACCCGGCATGCGCGAAAGAACTCCGGGCCGCATCTCAGCGTTATCGATCGACGGAAGTAATTGGGGAGTTACAGCTATACCTTGGGATGGGCAGGGCGTGGAGTTTCTGTGTCGGTCGTTGCACGAGTCTGGGATCGCACTGCCCTGATTTATATCTAGTTTCTAGATATGGAGACTTGATGGAACCCGTTCCGTAGAACGCGCTGTCAAAGGTTAGCGATCTCATACAAGTTTTTTCTAATACCTCGGAGGAGACCATGGAAGCTAAGGTAATCGCGAACAGCGCATTCATAATATCTAAGATCGACGATCGCCTATATGGCTCATTTCTAGAACATCTCGGAAGAGCAATTTACACGGGTATTTATGAGCCTGAACATTCGGAGGCTGATAGCGATGGCATGAGGCTCGATGTAATTAATCTGGTGAAGGGTCTAAACGTGCCGACCATTCGGTATCCTGGTGGTAATTTCGTGTCGGCCTACAATTGGGAAGACGGTGTCGGTCCGAGAGATCTGCGCCCCGTGAAATTAGATCTAGCCTGGCATACGTCCGAGACGAACGAGATCGGCCTGCACGAATTTGCAGATTGGTGTCAATCCGTCGGATCGGAGATGATGCTAGCGGTGAATTTAGGTTCGCGTGGGTTTAGCGAAGCAAGAAATCTCTTGGAGTACTCGAACCATCCGAGCGGGACTTATTGGAGCGATTTGAGAATAAAGAACGGCAGGCTGGAGCCATTCAACGTTAAAGTTTGGTACCTCGGAAATGAGTTGGATGGGCCATGGCAGATTGGCGGAAAAACCGCTCATGAATACGGTCGTCTTGCGCATGAGACCGCGAAAGCGATGCGCGCCTACGACCGCTCTCTAGAACTTATTGTCTGCGGTTCGTCAAACCCCCGAATGCCGACTTATCCAGAGTGGGAAGCAACCGTATTAGAGCACACTTACGAAGAGGTCGATTACATCTCTCTTCATATGTATTTTGGCAACCCGGCTAATGACACGCCTACATATTTAGCCATGAATTATAAGATGGACGATTACATCACAGCGGTCGAGGGCGTCATAAAATATATTCGTGCAAAAAAGCGGCAAGAGAAGATGGTTTATATCTCGTTTGATGAATGGAATGTTTGGTATCATTCGCGGCCACACGACAAGGCGTTTCTAGAGGGGAGGAATGGCTGGCCGATTGCACCTCCAATATTCGAGGATATTTATAACTTCGAGGATTTATTGCAGGTTGCACTTGTAATTAATACCCTCATTCGGCGATCCGATATTGTGCGTATTGCATGCCTTGCACAGCTTGTTAATGTGATCGCTCCAATTATGACCCAGCCGAATGGACCTGCTTGGCGGCAAACCATATACTATCCATTCGAGTTCGCGTCCCGGTTCGGTAGAGGAAAGGCGCTCAATCTCAACGCAGACAGCCCCACATACGCGTGTTCTATTAGAGGAAATGTATCAAGCATTGACATTGCAGCGGTATCCAATGAAGAGACTGAAGAGGTGGCATTTTTTCTGGTTAATCGGTGCGAGCATAATGTAGTGGTCAGCATTGAGCTCCAGGGGTTTGGGTCAGAAATATCTATCGTCGATCACCAGGTAATATCAAGCCTTGATTTGAAAGCAACGAACACACGCGACTCTCCCAATAATATCTACCCGAAACGGTGTGACAGCGCACTTATCGAGCTGAACACGGTAAAAATTCAATCCGGCAGTTATTCATATCATATGATACGAGTACGCTATTCGCGCGATGCGGATACGTTTCAATTCGCGCGGGATTAAGCTTGCCCTTGGGATAATTTGGCTTGATGATGCCGCCGTAGGTCAGATTTTCGTCGTTGGAGAGACCCCGCCGATAGTCGATCATCTCAGACATAGGTCCAGCTCCCGTAGCAGTCTTTCCCTTCGCCAGGATCGGCTAGGTCGTGTCATCACCATGTACTCGCTCGCGGCCAAAACATGCGCCTCAATCACCGAATGATAGGCTTCAACGCCTCGGCGCATGCTCCGACCTGGTCTGCCAGTGCCGACAAGGTGAGATGACGCCCTCGCGGGGATAGCACTCGCTTTTGCGGTTGGTCAGTTGCTCTTCAGCCCAGATACGGAATGTTTCGACCTTCGCTTTGCTGTGCATGGCTCTCCGCTGAGCACAGCCTCCTTCAAAGCCTGCGAATAAGGATGTTGCGGATTGTCGAGGACCGCACGTGCGCCACCTTGCTCGACGATTTCGCCCTTTTTCATGATGATGATCCGATCGCTGATATAGTAGGCCGTCGCCAGATCATGGGTGATGTAGATGATCGAGAGCCCAAGGTCCCTCTTCAGCTGACCGAAGAGGTTGACGATCGCCATTCTCAGCGAAGCATCGACCATCGAGACTGGCTCGTCGGCCACCAGCAGCCGCGGTTGCGGAATGAGCGCCCGCGCGATGGCCGTTCGTTGCAACTGACCGCCCGACAGCTCATGCGGAAAACGCCCGTTAATCTCGGCAAGCGTCAAGCCGATGTGGGCGAGCGCCTCGTCGGCCATGCGCTCGACATCGGCTCGGTTTGGCCGCGCGCCGGCAGGCGCAAAACTTTTTGCTGTTTCAAAGAGATATCGATCG
Encoded proteins:
- a CDS encoding YcxB family protein yields the protein MALAAFLGLAGMPWLELRAALPVFALVIAAATFGFAFVFPLLIGPVVIHRRFRQDKLLRQAAEISWNEEAYEVNQPGTHNRFAWTDYSKWREGRHTFLFFRSDYSYQVLPKRVLTQEQIDDISKILSRG
- a CDS encoding transposase family protein — encoded protein: MCPDCGRRSRHRHCWHNRRLQDLPVQGQAVKIRLALNRWQCRHRKCER
- a CDS encoding GNAT family N-acetyltransferase translates to MARLTVFQMHMAHAISLAFGLKAALATEKELPPRRFPLYAWREPRNLKRQRTNGIYILAPVTTADDWRAMHDIRRAVLFKPDRHSASYDENHADDRLEGNTPFLLFDDRVPIGVVRLDQRGEVGIVRLVAIVKDKQRLGHGRRLNGLLEAEAKNRGIRLLRVNAAPDAVGFYLKAGWSQHDWDISELVGLARNAVQMEKMISD
- the tnpB gene encoding IS66 family insertion sequence element accessory protein TnpB, with the translated sequence MIGPSGNVRVYLACGVTDMRRGIDGLSALVETVVKEAPGSGAIFGTVSGARLSGNRCKATTINIELGHKASSLPSASICSTTTTDYDRG
- a CDS encoding transposase — its product is MARIEIMSGTERRRRWSDEAKLRILAEADEPGARIGDVARRHDIHPGQIRLWRQSFSYADRPTVFLPVEITEEVGVSQPSTAATRPAIVEILLRNGRSLKVPVDVELKLLGPLVACVEAA
- a CDS encoding oligosaccharide flippase family protein gives rise to the protein MRNIAALNKLGYQRVVEKYRYAGSRTFYAAICGMLSAVATYFSGAIAARALGPAAIGEFYLAVQIVSYLTLAAGLGLTEIAQREVARNPQLKNRFLWLVISIQLPLSVLFVFFSITVNTVTGYIDNKLWYIIVGLAFANCANISWFLQAVKHTTFVFVSTLFLDVALVFTCSFFVRAPGDIYMYALLYVSVQVLKVCFLIIYTVLCGIGIQIRKLSLRGSGALIVAAAPNALSYVSILIYYNSDAFVINYYFDEATVGKYTAAYALMLMLTAPCFAILKVHFGLLSEVARSSDAMMKERSRAFLRILSFIGAPLAALGVFFAQTVFAAVYGEKFSDGWVYFQYLSLNLLLIYINVGYAKPLIAWGFQRAHMLITLSSAVLNVLLNFSLIPHFGALGAVHATIISELFVFFAVWGVRTYYDLARFSLVRAIAFPISCSFLFAYIGKIIFDHGG
- a CDS encoding alpha-N-arabinofuranosidase — encoded protein: MEAKVIANSAFIISKIDDRLYGSFLEHLGRAIYTGIYEPEHSEADSDGMRLDVINLVKGLNVPTIRYPGGNFVSAYNWEDGVGPRDLRPVKLDLAWHTSETNEIGLHEFADWCQSVGSEMMLAVNLGSRGFSEARNLLEYSNHPSGTYWSDLRIKNGRLEPFNVKVWYLGNELDGPWQIGGKTAHEYGRLAHETAKAMRAYDRSLELIVCGSSNPRMPTYPEWEATVLEHTYEEVDYISLHMYFGNPANDTPTYLAMNYKMDDYITAVEGVIKYIRAKKRQEKMVYISFDEWNVWYHSRPHDKAFLEGRNGWPIAPPIFEDIYNFEDLLQVALVINTLIRRSDIVRIACLAQLVNVIAPIMTQPNGPAWRQTIYYPFEFASRFGRGKALNLNADSPTYACSIRGNVSSIDIAAVSNEETEEVAFFLVNRCEHNVVVSIELQGFGSEISIVDHQVISSLDLKATNTRDSPNNIYPKRCDSALIELNTVKIQSGSYSYHMIRVRYSRDADTFQFARD
- a CDS encoding ABC transporter ATP-binding protein gives rise to the protein MSDLLSLSHVSKIYRQGGMLSRRQIVAVNDVSLSLGEEPEILSIVGESGSGKSTIAAMILGQTAPTSGDLTFRGKPVAIHGRSERRAFMREVQPVLQNPFEAFNPLKRVDRYLFETAKSFAPAGARPNRADVERMADEALAHIGLTLAEINGRFPHELSGGQLQRTAIARALIPQPRLLVADEPVSMVDASLRMAIVNLFGQLKRDLGLSIIYITHDLATAYYISDRIIIMKKGEIVEQGGARAVLDNPQHPYSQALKEAVLSGEPCTAKRRSKHSVSGLKSN